The nucleotide sequence aaagagaaaaagagggAGTTGTAACTTTTTATGCATATTCAATTTGAGATTGTGGAAATATGGATAGATTACAGGGACATTCTAATAGCGGGAAAGTACTCCAGTCGTTGAGATTCCAATTATTATAAAGGGGTGGCAGGGACCCATTTTTACTACTCCTAAAACACAAATACTGCTTGTTCCAACATGTCATTCGACGTAGACACTGAAGACCTCAAAACTCTCGCCGCCGAGCAACGCCGTGAACTCATGGCGGCGCGTGACGTGGACTCCGACTTGGACTTCGCCTTTCAACTCCAACTCCAAGAAGCTATAAGCGCCTCCTTATCTCTTCAACCCTCCACCTCTACCTCCACACCCACCCCCACTCCACTCCCCTCCAACCCCAACCCAAATCCCTCTTTCGCTGAAGTACAGTCATCAGAACTCCTTAATCTCGAGCGAGAAATCGACGATCGCAAGCTCAGTGAATTGGAATTTCGAAAATTACGCGACGATCTTCACCAGCGAATTCACGATCACCGTGTTGCTCAGGAGATACTTCGTATGCCGGAGGATGAGTGGCAAAATGATGGCGATAATTTCGAGCGTCCGTTCGGGGAAGGCACGTCAGAAAATGTGGACAAGGAGGTTTTTAGGGTTTATTTCAAGGGTTTGGTGGAGAATTATTCACCGAAGGTGGTTTTTGGTGGGATTGGAGTTGCCATATGCGATTCGAGAGATGAATTGTTGTTCGAAATGAGGAAGCCTTTTTATGGAAGTGCGATGAATCGCCAGTGCATTGAGTTTAAGGCCCTTATTGAGGGTTTGAATGCTGCCATCGCTTTGGATTTGAAAAGGGTCGTGTTCTATTGTGATTACTTTCCCATTTTCCAATTTGTAAGTCCCGCACGCATGTTTCATTTTATCAGTTAATTTTGTCTTGGTGTTTAATGTGATTTTCACTTAAGGGATTCAAACTATGAAGTAAACGCATGAAGAAGTCTAAGGGAATTCAACATATATTATAAATTTTTGATGTATAATTCAACATATATTGCATATACATTTAAAAACACAGAATTTTGGCCTATATACAGAGTGTAATTTTCCCATGAAGGGGTAGGGTAACTCTGCTTGGTTGGTCCATAGGCTAGTTATATAAGGGATATAATGCAAGGATTGTTATAAGAATAATAATACCTGTACAGTATTGCTAATACTGCTATTAGTTATCTCATCACCTAACATTTTATCAGTTAATCAGTTAATATTCATGGTGTTTCAATATTGGCGTTGCAATGTGAGGTTTTGTTGTCCATAGGCTAGTTATACATAGATTAGATATCCCAGCACCTAACCTTTTTTGCCTCGGCCAATATTTGAACCCTGGTCTCTTGAGATTCATTCATAATCATTGATCATTAAGTCACACCCTTGGCGGAACCAGAAATTCTTATAAGGGGATTTATACAAAATGTATAAATGCCACATGTagtatttttgaaccacttgccACATTTTGTTTTACTTCATGAGGAttcaaaaatttatatatttatacacAAAAAATTATGTTTCCCATGCTGCAGTGTAATTTTTGGGTGAAGGGGATTCAATCCCCACTTCCTTACATGTTGTTCTGCCACAGCACCCTTGGGCGCCCTTCCATTCCATTTTGTAGACAGTATTTGACTGGACAATAGAAGAAAGATTAAGATAATGGTTAAAAGATTAGTTTGATTGAGAAAAAAATACATCAAATGCAACATGCGAATAGTAACGAGTTTGAATTCTTGGAAGTTGTGAAAATTGTATGCAAGTGGAATGATGTCAAATGATTCGTGACATCCCAAAATTGAATTAGTGCCGTATAAATTGGGACGAACCGACGAAGGGAGTATTAAGCTTTACACCGTAAAGTCCAAGCAACTAGGATCAGTAAAGAGTTTTTGGGCTTTCAGTAAATCTGTTTTTTGACTTCTGGGACTCCAGAAGATTAGTGACTGGAGCTCATTCCTAGCTATCTACTGGCACATTGTTCTTCTATTAACAAAACATATCAGGTTACATGGTTATCAAAAAATACATATCAGGATACATGTAAATATAATGTTTGTCCAGGTTCATGAAGCAAATCAATACAAGGACATTTCTATGTTCTGGATTAACGAGCTAAAGATTTTCCTGACATAAAAATAGTACGGGATCGCTGTATTGTCTGCCTGGTATTGTGAGAAGAATGATCTCATATGTGTAAGCCTACATAGATATCTGAGGAGCTGTTTAATTGAATGTTATCTCAATTTTACGATTTACACAAGTCAAAGGTTTCCTTCTGCAGTCTTTTCTTTTAAGATACCTTGACAAAAGAATAATTTATCTTTCCTAAAAGTTATGGCTCAAACTGGTTTGTTGCCTTTgttaattgaatttatttttgtcTATCAACAGTAAAGGGAAAAAGGGATTCTATACTTGGTAGGGTAAGTTTTAGCACAAAATTCAAGATCTACTACCTTACTGTTTGGTTTTGCAGTCATATCTTGAACTGCTGAATATCACTCAAGCTTTCTACAGTGCTTAATTTGCTGAAATCATGTGTTTTGGGAACTGTAGATTACAGGCCGATGGTCAGCCAAACAGCGGAAGGTTGCTGCTTTACTAAATCAAGTGGTTCTGCTTCGACAAAAGTTTTTGTTTTGCCAGCCTTCATTTGTGTCtcgaaatgaaattatttttgcatttaaatttgcAAGAGAGGCAATGGCTTCCCAAATTAAGAAAGTAGCAGAGTCAGCTGCTTCTGGAAATGTGTACGAAACTTGTGTTATTTGTTTGGAAGAGACAGATATTGGCAAGATTTTCTCAGTTGATGGTTGTAGGCACCGCTATTGTGTCTCCTGTATGAAACAACATGTTGAAGTGAAGCTGCTTCATGGTATGGTGCCTAAGTGTCCTCATGCTGACTGCAATTCTGATCTAAAACTGGATAGCTGCATTAAATTTTTGACCCCCAAGTTAATTGATATGATGAAGCAACGCATTAAGGAAGCTTCTATCCCTGTGACTGAAAAAGTTTATTGCCCTTACCCAAAGTGCTCAGCATTAATGTCAAAATCTGAAGTTTTAGAATATTCTAAGGGGGCCTTTGTAGTAGCTGAAAGATGTGGAATCAGGAAATGTACGACATGCAATGGCCTGTTTTGCATCGATTGCAAAGTTCCTTGGCACTCGGGTATCACGTGCTCTGAGTATAGAAGGAGAAATCCTAATCCTCCAGAAGATGTTAAGTTGAAAAATCTGGCAGCAGTGAATTTGTGGCGCCAATGTATAAAGTGCAACCACATGATTGAACTTGCTGCAGGGTGCTATCACATGACTTGCAGGTAAAGACATGGGTGTTCAATTTCCATTTGTTTGACCCaaacatgaaataagtaaacTCTCAAATTGTGTAATCACGTTAGTCAAATGACATCCCTTTTTCCTTGATGCAAGTAGTATGTCCTGTCAATATGTTTCATGCTATCTAAATTATTCTtcagtttgatgtgattttaggatATGAACCCACTGCTAAACCAGCTTAACCCAAATATAACCATTTGCTATTTATGATCTCCATGATAGTTAGACTGGATCAAGTAAACACTATTAAACTATATGCTCCACTCTATTGTTGAACTGGAAGTTTGTCGCTGCCTTGCATCATCATCCCCCCTCTTCAAGAAAAAAAGATCAAGAATAACCCAACTTGTTGCATGTTGTTGGACATGCCTATTGAACCGAACGATATGGCATCTATTATAGTCTGTTCTACATATTCATGCGTTGAACCAAACCCTGCTGATCTTTTTTTGGTTACTTTTTGACTGCTCTTTCTTTTCACTTGTAACCTCTATTGCAGTATCCATTCTTTCTTAACGTGACTTTGTTGCATGCGAGGCCTCAGCGATAAAATAGTTTGTTCTACATACTTATGCCTGCTATTGATCTTTTAAAAGATATTCATGCTAGCTATTTTTGCACTCTGATTACTTGTTCAATTCCTATTTCAGTGATATTAATAGATCTTTCAACTGTGGTGTCCTGCTCTGGCATTACACTGTTGCTTTCTATTTCATCCCCCATCCCCTCCATATTGGTGGAGCGGAGGACTTAGGTTATCCAGCTGGTTCAATATCCGCTGGACATATTCTTAAGCATTTTAGTGATTATACTTATCAATAAAGAGTATTTTAGGCACCCAAGGGTGtcgcctagtggtcaatgaagccTGAAAGAACCTTAAGCTCTCAGGTTCAAATCGAAGAGGTGGCAATAAAACACTAGGTAATTTCTTCTCATTCGTTGAAGCCTTGGTGGGAGTTACCCGATACCTATATTGGTGGGAGGTAGTAGGTATCtagtggaattagtcgaggtgcgcaaAAGTGGTTGTACACCACTATAATCAGGAAAAGGAAGTACGTTAGTGAATATATTTGTGCAATATTTTACTGGAAGTTTACTCTCCGGGTTCAGTGTAGAGGTACATGTTTCCAACGTAATGAAAGTGTGCTACCTCTGGTCTTTGCGGATAATGGGAGATTGACATCTCTTGTGTAAGCCTGGGTTCTTATACATACGACTACTCTCCGTATTAATGTCATGACATTGGATGAACTCAGAATAAGTATATcggttctttttttctttaacaaTTCTGGCTAATATGTCTTGGTCTGTTTTTCAACTTATGGTAGTGACCACTTTCCAACTAACACTTGTATGTACGGGTTAGTACCTGCACTTTCTGCTTTAATTGATCATATTAGTACCCACAGATAATAAACATCTTTTATTCCTGCTCTGCATTGGGAGCCATGTATAGGAGGTCGATAGATTATTGCATATGAATTTATTTTTACCATTAAAAAGTACTCCTATGAGATCTTAATATGTGCTACAGTGCTAGAAGGACAACCAAAAGTCTGAGGGGGTAGAGGTAGtgactattatattttttatttttctgtgtAATAGAGCCCGAAGACCGAAGATGAACTAGTGATCTGTTCTCTTAGATGTTTCGCTCTTCCTCACTTGTGGTCACACGTGATACCTACTTGACTACTCAATTTCTGTCTCTGTTTATTACAATTGTGTAGTGTtgtatatatataactatatTAACAATATTTTTGCCTGTTTGTACAGATGTGGCTATGAATTTTGTTATACATGCGGGGCACCATGGAAGGACAAGAAAGCATCTTGCTCCTGTAAGCTTTGGGACGAGGATTACATTTTAGATTCTGATGAAGATGATgaggaatttgatgatgatgatgaatttgatGATGATTATTATGAATCCGATTCTGATGATTATTTTGGAGTGTTGTAGTGGCCTGCTTCCTGTTGCATCATTCCTTATGGTGGTACTTGACTATACTTACTGAATGTACATACTTGTCTATTCTGAATATTTGGTCAAGCTGGGGAAAATTTGCTATAGAAATTAGCACATTTTGTGGCGTATTGTCTTATAAATTGATTATGTGACGTGAGTCATGGTCACTCCGTGTCTTTTTTCTTAGCGCTTTCAGAtttcctttctttcatttttggcgGTGAAGCCCGAGAAAATTGTGTATTTTCAGATTTCCTTTCTTTCACAACATGTCTTTTTTCTTAGCGCTTTCAGAtttcctttctttcatttttggcgGTGCAGCCCGAGAAAATTGTGTATTTTCTGAAGGAAGCTTGGAGGGCGCACTTTTTATGCTCAAAAACAATCATCCTTTGATTATAAAAGACTAAAAttacttatttccttttttaagTACTTCCTCCTCCGTTCGCTTTTACTTGATCACTTTGAACTTTTCACGCATACCCCTTAAGAAACAATGATTGACATGAGTATTTTACCACAATATCCCTATTAATTAATACATAGCCTCAATATTTAAAACCAAATTCCCATACGCAATTATTAGAGCTAATATGAAGTTCCGCATATTAAGAAAGCAATATTTAGAGAAAGAAGGCCAACTTCCAACTGGACTAAAGTGTGATTCCGGACTAGTAGATGATGTACACCTTGCGAGATGCTTGCCTTAGAATTGTGATGTATATTTGCTCTACTTTTGTTCCTGGTAAGGTTTCTGAATCAATGCGTGTTAACAATTTCACGTTCATATACCAATAAAGAGTCAAAGACGGTATAATTCATACTTAAAAGGGAATTGGGTCACAAATATTCCTTTACTATGCGAAAGGATCATTTATACCctctgttgatatccaatttttcctcACATATTTTAGACacgcatatatactttcaaaatagtacatatgcagttataagcatgcataagttattttttaataattttttcatagttttaaaagctccaaatcaatgtatttcttctcttttattatataaatatccaataattatccttcaaattacttttgcgatgatttagtcatctaaatttattatttatgccaacatagtgtttaaatatttttagtgcattttttgtaattacatttacattttttaggctaaattgcacatctttgccATAATAGCTCATACTAATATCtaattactttatttatgcaTAAACTGgtcttttataattttaaaatattaaataactatttgaaatcattttagtatacaaagatattttttggtattcatttcttatttttataaattatttagttattaaaattAGCTATTTAAAATTTGGCCCtatttttattcaaatttgaCCCAATCAGCCCAATTTTTAACCTAAACCTACCAAGCCCAAAACTTAATGCTCGACCCGGCCCCAATCTCATTCAATCTCGGTCGTTGATCATAGAGATTAACGGCCACAATtaaccctttccttttttaaccaaacgaccccccaaaaCTCGGCCATTTTCTCACCAACCGTCGCCCTAAAATCCCTTTCCTCTCCAAAAGCCTTCAAGCCCTAACCCTAATTTACCCATATTGCCCGTCATCTGCTGCCTTTCATGGTGTTTTCCCACCACCATTTGGCCTCTAATGGCCTCTCTTACGTTGGCATTGCCATCTCTAAGGTCCTCCAGGGACCAGGGTCAGTCCGCTTGCATCTATGGCCCACGATTTTTCATTttctctaaactagggtttccggaAATTTCTTTTTTTCCAAAACATTTGATAATTTTGAGTGTTTAATCTTCTGTTTCCTATATGTTTTAACCGATTTCGTTACGTTTGCTCTAACCTTAACTCGTTTatactaaaagccctaatttttcggcattttttgtttggtttctgagctacttgtgtactgactttgtccttgctttggttctgtgatttttctttagccaaTTAGATGTCTTGTGATTTTCTTATCCTAATATGCCTCTACTGAGTTTCTTGGTTCAACTTGTCTACTGACTCTATATGTCTATGTTCATTCCGACTATTCATGGTAAACCAATATTTTTCTACTTAAATCAGTgttgttttgaattttgatttaccAATGTGTGTTGAGCCATGACTATTCTTTCCTTGCCTGTTTGGATTGTCTGTCATATTTGCTGACTCTTTACGTGATTTTCTGTTAAACCCTGGACTATTCTGAAGTTCTTATTTTGGTTTGATTGAAACTCTTTTATTTAACAAAACCTTTGATT is from Nicotiana tabacum cultivar K326 chromosome 18, ASM71507v2, whole genome shotgun sequence and encodes:
- the LOC107778247 gene encoding E3 ubiquitin-protein ligase RSL1-like; this encodes MSFDVDTEDLKTLAAEQRRELMAARDVDSDLDFAFQLQLQEAISASLSLQPSTSTSTPTPTPLPSNPNPNPSFAEVQSSELLNLEREIDDRKLSELEFRKLRDDLHQRIHDHRVAQEILRMPEDEWQNDGDNFERPFGEGTSENVDKEVFRVYFKGLVENYSPKVVFGGIGVAICDSRDELLFEMRKPFYGSAMNRQCIEFKALIEGLNAAIALDLKRVVFYCDYFPIFQFITGRWSAKQRKVAALLNQVVLLRQKFLFCQPSFVSRNEIIFAFKFAREAMASQIKKVAESAASGNVYETCVICLEETDIGKIFSVDGCRHRYCVSCMKQHVEVKLLHGMVPKCPHADCNSDLKLDSCIKFLTPKLIDMMKQRIKEASIPVTEKVYCPYPKCSALMSKSEVLEYSKGAFVVAERCGIRKCTTCNGLFCIDCKVPWHSGITCSEYRRRNPNPPEDVKLKNLAAVNLWRQCIKCNHMIELAAGCYHMTCRCGYEFCYTCGAPWKDKKASCSCKLWDEDYILDSDEDDEEFDDDDEFDDDYYESDSDDYFGVL